A single region of the Triticum dicoccoides isolate Atlit2015 ecotype Zavitan chromosome 2B, WEW_v2.0, whole genome shotgun sequence genome encodes:
- the LOC119363372 gene encoding G-type lectin S-receptor-like serine/threonine-protein kinase B120 isoform X1: MAASRLLFSLCTALAVAAAAATDTLKQGDSLTAPATLVSSPSGVFELGFHAPDPARPARLYLCVWYRDTQPRTVAWVANRVNAAAAAAPSLTLTAGGELRVLDGAAKDGAPMLWSSNTTTRAAPRGGYSAVIQDSGSLQVRDVDGTVIWDSFWHPSDTMLSGMRISVNAEVRAQVRGPPERMLFTSWASETDPSPGRFALGLDPANPSQAFIWRDGNVPFWRSGQWTGLNFVGIPYRPLYVYGYKQGNDPILGMYFTYTATNTSLQRFVVAPDGRDVCYMVKKSTQEWETVWVQPSNECERYGACGSNAICTVVQDRKAKCTCLKGFKPKLADEWNAGNRSQGCVRNPPLDCQVNKTGDGFLSIPNVKWPDFSYWVSGVTDEYGCMNTCQQNCSCGAYVYMTQLTGCLHWGSELMDVSQFQAGGYALNLKLPASELAGSHIAVWKIAAIASAVVLFVLLACLFLWWKRGRNIKDAVHRSWRRSRRSSTRSQQSAGMLDISHSIPFDDETEDGKSHELKVLSLDRIKAATGSFSESNKLGEGGFGPVYMGTLPGGEEVAVKRLCKNSGQGHEEFKNEVILIAKLQHRNLVRLLACCIQGEEKILVYEYMPNKSLDAFIFNPEKRGLLDWKTRFDIIEGIARGLLYLHRDSRLRIVHRDLKASNILLDTDMNPKISDFGMARIFGGDENQFNTNRVVGTFGYMSPEYAMEGIFSVKSDVYSFGVLILEIITGKRAVSFHGQQESLNIAGYAWQQWNEDKGEQMIDPLIKPSCSIRQVLRCIHIALLCVQDHAQERPDVPAVILMLSSDSSSLPMPRAPTLMLRGRALESSKSSENERSHSIGTVSMTQLHGR; the protein is encoded by the exons ATGGCGGCTTCCCGTCTCCTCTTCTCGCTCTGCACCGcgctggccgtggcggcggcggcggccacggaCACGCTGAAGCAGGGGGACTCGCTGACGGCGCCGGCGACGCTGGTGTCCTCGCCGTCGGGGGTGTTCGAGCTGGGCTTCCACGCGCCGGACCCCGCGCGCCCGGCCCGCCTCTACCTCTGCGTCTGGTACCGCGACACCCAGCCCAGGACCGTCGCGTGGGTGGCCAACCGCGTGAACGCGGCCGCGGCGGCCGCGCCCTCGCTCACGCTCacggccggcggcgagctccgcgtgcTCGACGGCGCCGCCAAGGACGGCGCGCCCATGCTCTGGTCCTCCAACACCACCACGCGGGCCGCGCCGCGGGGCGGCTACTCGGCCGTCATCCAAGACTCGGGCTCCCTCCAGGTGCGCGACGTCGACGGCACCGTCATCTGGGACAGCTTCTGGCACCCGTCCGACACCATGCTCTCCGGGATGCGCATCAGCGTCAACGCCGAGGTCAGGGCGCAGGTCAGGGGCCCGCCGGAGCGGATGCTCTTTACGTCCTGGGCCAGCGAGACGGACCCCTCGCCGGGCCGGTTCGCGCTCGGCCTCGATCCGGCCAACCCCAGCCAAGCCTTCATCTGGAGAGACGGCAATGTTCCATTCTGGAG GTCGGGCCAATGGACTGGGCTAAATTTTGTAGGAATTCCATATAGGCCACTGTACGTGTATGGGTACAAACAAGGAAATGATCCAATCCTGGGAATGTACTTCACTTACACTGCAACAAATACATCTCTGCAGAGGTTTGTTGTTGCGCCAGATGGCAGAGACGTCTGCTACATGGTTAAGAAGTCTACACAGGAGTGGGAAACTGTGTGGGTGCAACCGTCAAATGAGTGCGAGCGTTATGGTGCATGTGGTTCAAATGCGATATGTACGGTGGTGCAAGATAGGAAGGCAAAATGTACCTGCCTGAAAG GTTTTAAGCCAAAGTTAGCAGATGAGTGGAATGCAGGAAATCGGAGCCAGGGTTGTGTTAGAAACCCACCTTTGGACTGTCAGGTGAACAAAACTGGAGATGGATTTCTCTCTATCCCGAATGTCAAGTGGCCAGATTTTTCATACTGGGTATCTGGTGTGACCGATGAGTATGGGTGCATGAATACCTGCCAGCAAAACTGTTCATGTGGTGCCTATGTCTACATGACTCAATTGACGGGGTGTCTACATTGGGGTAGTGAACTGATGGATGTTTCCCAGTTTCAGGCTGGGGGTTATGCCCTAAACCTCAAGCTTCCTGCTTCTGAGTTAG CAGGTTCACATATCGCAGTTTGGAAAATAGCCGCAATAGCGTCTGCCGTGGTGCTATTTGTTTTGTTAGCTTGTCTCTTTTTATGGTGGAAGCGTGGCAGAAATATCAAAG ATGCAGTGCACAGAAGTTGGAGGAGGTCAAGACGTTCATCTACCAGATCTCAGCAAAGTGCTGGCATGCTGGATATCTCACATTCGATTCCTTTCGACGATGAAACGGAGGACGGAAAAAGTCATGAACTCAAAGTACTCTCCCTGGACCGCATTAAAGCTGCTACAGGTAGTTTCAGTGAATCCAACAAGCTTGGGGAAGGTGGATTTGGCCCGGTTTATATG GGAACATTACCTGGTGGAGAAGAAGTAGCTGTGAAGAGGCTTTGTAAGAACTCCGGTCAAGGCCATGAGGAGTTCAAGAATGAGGTCATACTGATTGCAAAGTTGCAGCACCGGAATCTTGTGAGACTATTAGCTTGCTGTATACAGGGAGAAGAGAAGATCTTGGTTTATGAGTACATGCCTAACAAGAGCCTCGACGCATTTATCTTTA ATCCTGAAAAGCGAGGTCTCCTAGACTGGAAGACAAGGTTTGATATCATCGAAGGTATTGCTCGAGGACTGCTATATCTCCACCGGGACTCAAGGCTACGTATTGTTCATCGTGATCTCAAGGCCAGCAACATTCTCCTAGACACAGACATGAACCCCAAAATATCAGATTTCGGAATGGCAAGGATCTTTGGAGGGGATGAAAACCAGTTCAACACGAACCGTGTGGTCGGAACATT CGGCTACATGTCTCCTGAGTACGCCATGGAAGGCATTTTCTCGGTCAAGTCCGATGTCTATAGCTTCGGAGTTCTGATCTTGGAGATCATCACAGGGAAGAGGGCTGTCAGCTTTCATGGCCAGCAGGAGTCCCTAAACATCGCGGGATAT GCATGGCAACAATGGAACGAAGACAAGGGCGAGCAAATGATCGACCCGTTGATAAAACCGTCGTGCTCGATTCGACAGGTCTTGAGGTGCATCCACATTGCATTGCTATGCGTGCAAGATCATGCCCAAGAGCGTCCGGACGTGCCGGCGGTCATCCTGATGTTGAGCAGTGACAGCTCCAGCCTTCCCATGCCGAGGGCGCCCACCCTGATGCTCCGTGGCCGTGCTCTTGAGTCGAGCAAATCAAGCGAGAACGAGAGGAGCCACTCCATCGGTACCGTATCAATGACACAGTTGCATGGAAGATAG
- the LOC119363372 gene encoding G-type lectin S-receptor-like serine/threonine-protein kinase B120 isoform X2, with the protein MAASRLLFSLCTALAVAAAAATDTLKQGDSLTAPATLVSSPSGVFELGFHAPDPARPARLYLCVWYRDTQPRTVAWVANRVNAAAAAAPSLTLTAGGELRVLDGAAKDGAPMLWSSNTTTRAAPRGGYSAVIQDSGSLQVRDVDGTVIWDSFWHPSDTMLSGMRISVNAEVRAQVRGPPERMLFTSWASETDPSPGRFALGLDPANPSQAFIWRDGNVPFWRSGQWTGLNFVGIPYRPLYVYGYKQGNDPILGMYFTYTATNTSLQRFVVAPDGRDVCYMVKKSTQEWETVWVQPSNECERYGACGSNAICTVVQDRKAKCTCLKGFKPKLADEWNAGNRSQGCVRNPPLDCQVNKTGDGFLSIPNVKWPDFSYWVSGVTDEYGCMNTCQQNCSCGAYVYMTQLTGCLHWGSELMDVSQFQAGGYALNLKLPASELGSHIAVWKIAAIASAVVLFVLLACLFLWWKRGRNIKDAVHRSWRRSRRSSTRSQQSAGMLDISHSIPFDDETEDGKSHELKVLSLDRIKAATGSFSESNKLGEGGFGPVYMGTLPGGEEVAVKRLCKNSGQGHEEFKNEVILIAKLQHRNLVRLLACCIQGEEKILVYEYMPNKSLDAFIFNPEKRGLLDWKTRFDIIEGIARGLLYLHRDSRLRIVHRDLKASNILLDTDMNPKISDFGMARIFGGDENQFNTNRVVGTFGYMSPEYAMEGIFSVKSDVYSFGVLILEIITGKRAVSFHGQQESLNIAGYAWQQWNEDKGEQMIDPLIKPSCSIRQVLRCIHIALLCVQDHAQERPDVPAVILMLSSDSSSLPMPRAPTLMLRGRALESSKSSENERSHSIGTVSMTQLHGR; encoded by the exons ATGGCGGCTTCCCGTCTCCTCTTCTCGCTCTGCACCGcgctggccgtggcggcggcggcggccacggaCACGCTGAAGCAGGGGGACTCGCTGACGGCGCCGGCGACGCTGGTGTCCTCGCCGTCGGGGGTGTTCGAGCTGGGCTTCCACGCGCCGGACCCCGCGCGCCCGGCCCGCCTCTACCTCTGCGTCTGGTACCGCGACACCCAGCCCAGGACCGTCGCGTGGGTGGCCAACCGCGTGAACGCGGCCGCGGCGGCCGCGCCCTCGCTCACGCTCacggccggcggcgagctccgcgtgcTCGACGGCGCCGCCAAGGACGGCGCGCCCATGCTCTGGTCCTCCAACACCACCACGCGGGCCGCGCCGCGGGGCGGCTACTCGGCCGTCATCCAAGACTCGGGCTCCCTCCAGGTGCGCGACGTCGACGGCACCGTCATCTGGGACAGCTTCTGGCACCCGTCCGACACCATGCTCTCCGGGATGCGCATCAGCGTCAACGCCGAGGTCAGGGCGCAGGTCAGGGGCCCGCCGGAGCGGATGCTCTTTACGTCCTGGGCCAGCGAGACGGACCCCTCGCCGGGCCGGTTCGCGCTCGGCCTCGATCCGGCCAACCCCAGCCAAGCCTTCATCTGGAGAGACGGCAATGTTCCATTCTGGAG GTCGGGCCAATGGACTGGGCTAAATTTTGTAGGAATTCCATATAGGCCACTGTACGTGTATGGGTACAAACAAGGAAATGATCCAATCCTGGGAATGTACTTCACTTACACTGCAACAAATACATCTCTGCAGAGGTTTGTTGTTGCGCCAGATGGCAGAGACGTCTGCTACATGGTTAAGAAGTCTACACAGGAGTGGGAAACTGTGTGGGTGCAACCGTCAAATGAGTGCGAGCGTTATGGTGCATGTGGTTCAAATGCGATATGTACGGTGGTGCAAGATAGGAAGGCAAAATGTACCTGCCTGAAAG GTTTTAAGCCAAAGTTAGCAGATGAGTGGAATGCAGGAAATCGGAGCCAGGGTTGTGTTAGAAACCCACCTTTGGACTGTCAGGTGAACAAAACTGGAGATGGATTTCTCTCTATCCCGAATGTCAAGTGGCCAGATTTTTCATACTGGGTATCTGGTGTGACCGATGAGTATGGGTGCATGAATACCTGCCAGCAAAACTGTTCATGTGGTGCCTATGTCTACATGACTCAATTGACGGGGTGTCTACATTGGGGTAGTGAACTGATGGATGTTTCCCAGTTTCAGGCTGGGGGTTATGCCCTAAACCTCAAGCTTCCTGCTTCTGAGTTAG GTTCACATATCGCAGTTTGGAAAATAGCCGCAATAGCGTCTGCCGTGGTGCTATTTGTTTTGTTAGCTTGTCTCTTTTTATGGTGGAAGCGTGGCAGAAATATCAAAG ATGCAGTGCACAGAAGTTGGAGGAGGTCAAGACGTTCATCTACCAGATCTCAGCAAAGTGCTGGCATGCTGGATATCTCACATTCGATTCCTTTCGACGATGAAACGGAGGACGGAAAAAGTCATGAACTCAAAGTACTCTCCCTGGACCGCATTAAAGCTGCTACAGGTAGTTTCAGTGAATCCAACAAGCTTGGGGAAGGTGGATTTGGCCCGGTTTATATG GGAACATTACCTGGTGGAGAAGAAGTAGCTGTGAAGAGGCTTTGTAAGAACTCCGGTCAAGGCCATGAGGAGTTCAAGAATGAGGTCATACTGATTGCAAAGTTGCAGCACCGGAATCTTGTGAGACTATTAGCTTGCTGTATACAGGGAGAAGAGAAGATCTTGGTTTATGAGTACATGCCTAACAAGAGCCTCGACGCATTTATCTTTA ATCCTGAAAAGCGAGGTCTCCTAGACTGGAAGACAAGGTTTGATATCATCGAAGGTATTGCTCGAGGACTGCTATATCTCCACCGGGACTCAAGGCTACGTATTGTTCATCGTGATCTCAAGGCCAGCAACATTCTCCTAGACACAGACATGAACCCCAAAATATCAGATTTCGGAATGGCAAGGATCTTTGGAGGGGATGAAAACCAGTTCAACACGAACCGTGTGGTCGGAACATT CGGCTACATGTCTCCTGAGTACGCCATGGAAGGCATTTTCTCGGTCAAGTCCGATGTCTATAGCTTCGGAGTTCTGATCTTGGAGATCATCACAGGGAAGAGGGCTGTCAGCTTTCATGGCCAGCAGGAGTCCCTAAACATCGCGGGATAT GCATGGCAACAATGGAACGAAGACAAGGGCGAGCAAATGATCGACCCGTTGATAAAACCGTCGTGCTCGATTCGACAGGTCTTGAGGTGCATCCACATTGCATTGCTATGCGTGCAAGATCATGCCCAAGAGCGTCCGGACGTGCCGGCGGTCATCCTGATGTTGAGCAGTGACAGCTCCAGCCTTCCCATGCCGAGGGCGCCCACCCTGATGCTCCGTGGCCGTGCTCTTGAGTCGAGCAAATCAAGCGAGAACGAGAGGAGCCACTCCATCGGTACCGTATCAATGACACAGTTGCATGGAAGATAG
- the LOC119363372 gene encoding G-type lectin S-receptor-like serine/threonine-protein kinase B120 isoform X4: MAASRLLFSLCTALAVAAAAATDTLKQGDSLTAPATLVSSPSGVFELGFHAPDPARPARLYLCVWYRDTQPRTVAWVANRVNAAAAAAPSLTLTAGGELRVLDGAAKDGAPMLWSSNTTTRAAPRGGYSAVIQDSGSLQVRDVDGTVIWDSFWHPSDTMLSGMRISVNAEVRAQVRGPPERMLFTSWASETDPSPGRFALGLDPANPSQAFIWRDGNVPFWRSGQWTGLNFVGIPYRPLYVYGYKQGNDPILGMYFTYTATNTSLQRFVVAPDGRDVCYMVKKSTQEWETVWVQPSNECERYGACGSNAICTVVQDRKAKCTCLKGFKPKLADEWNAGNRSQGCVRNPPLDCQVNKTGDGFLSIPNVKWPDFSYWVSGVTDEYGCMNTCQQNCSCGAYVYMTQLTGCLHWGSELMDVSQFQAGGYALNLKLPASELGSHIAVWKIAAIASAVVLFVLLACLFLWWKRGRNIKVHRSWRRSRRSSTRSQQSAGMLDISHSIPFDDETEDGKSHELKVLSLDRIKAATGSFSESNKLGEGGFGPVYMGTLPGGEEVAVKRLCKNSGQGHEEFKNEVILIAKLQHRNLVRLLACCIQGEEKILVYEYMPNKSLDAFIFNPEKRGLLDWKTRFDIIEGIARGLLYLHRDSRLRIVHRDLKASNILLDTDMNPKISDFGMARIFGGDENQFNTNRVVGTFGYMSPEYAMEGIFSVKSDVYSFGVLILEIITGKRAVSFHGQQESLNIAGYAWQQWNEDKGEQMIDPLIKPSCSIRQVLRCIHIALLCVQDHAQERPDVPAVILMLSSDSSSLPMPRAPTLMLRGRALESSKSSENERSHSIGTVSMTQLHGR; the protein is encoded by the exons ATGGCGGCTTCCCGTCTCCTCTTCTCGCTCTGCACCGcgctggccgtggcggcggcggcggccacggaCACGCTGAAGCAGGGGGACTCGCTGACGGCGCCGGCGACGCTGGTGTCCTCGCCGTCGGGGGTGTTCGAGCTGGGCTTCCACGCGCCGGACCCCGCGCGCCCGGCCCGCCTCTACCTCTGCGTCTGGTACCGCGACACCCAGCCCAGGACCGTCGCGTGGGTGGCCAACCGCGTGAACGCGGCCGCGGCGGCCGCGCCCTCGCTCACGCTCacggccggcggcgagctccgcgtgcTCGACGGCGCCGCCAAGGACGGCGCGCCCATGCTCTGGTCCTCCAACACCACCACGCGGGCCGCGCCGCGGGGCGGCTACTCGGCCGTCATCCAAGACTCGGGCTCCCTCCAGGTGCGCGACGTCGACGGCACCGTCATCTGGGACAGCTTCTGGCACCCGTCCGACACCATGCTCTCCGGGATGCGCATCAGCGTCAACGCCGAGGTCAGGGCGCAGGTCAGGGGCCCGCCGGAGCGGATGCTCTTTACGTCCTGGGCCAGCGAGACGGACCCCTCGCCGGGCCGGTTCGCGCTCGGCCTCGATCCGGCCAACCCCAGCCAAGCCTTCATCTGGAGAGACGGCAATGTTCCATTCTGGAG GTCGGGCCAATGGACTGGGCTAAATTTTGTAGGAATTCCATATAGGCCACTGTACGTGTATGGGTACAAACAAGGAAATGATCCAATCCTGGGAATGTACTTCACTTACACTGCAACAAATACATCTCTGCAGAGGTTTGTTGTTGCGCCAGATGGCAGAGACGTCTGCTACATGGTTAAGAAGTCTACACAGGAGTGGGAAACTGTGTGGGTGCAACCGTCAAATGAGTGCGAGCGTTATGGTGCATGTGGTTCAAATGCGATATGTACGGTGGTGCAAGATAGGAAGGCAAAATGTACCTGCCTGAAAG GTTTTAAGCCAAAGTTAGCAGATGAGTGGAATGCAGGAAATCGGAGCCAGGGTTGTGTTAGAAACCCACCTTTGGACTGTCAGGTGAACAAAACTGGAGATGGATTTCTCTCTATCCCGAATGTCAAGTGGCCAGATTTTTCATACTGGGTATCTGGTGTGACCGATGAGTATGGGTGCATGAATACCTGCCAGCAAAACTGTTCATGTGGTGCCTATGTCTACATGACTCAATTGACGGGGTGTCTACATTGGGGTAGTGAACTGATGGATGTTTCCCAGTTTCAGGCTGGGGGTTATGCCCTAAACCTCAAGCTTCCTGCTTCTGAGTTAG GTTCACATATCGCAGTTTGGAAAATAGCCGCAATAGCGTCTGCCGTGGTGCTATTTGTTTTGTTAGCTTGTCTCTTTTTATGGTGGAAGCGTGGCAGAAATATCAAAG TGCACAGAAGTTGGAGGAGGTCAAGACGTTCATCTACCAGATCTCAGCAAAGTGCTGGCATGCTGGATATCTCACATTCGATTCCTTTCGACGATGAAACGGAGGACGGAAAAAGTCATGAACTCAAAGTACTCTCCCTGGACCGCATTAAAGCTGCTACAGGTAGTTTCAGTGAATCCAACAAGCTTGGGGAAGGTGGATTTGGCCCGGTTTATATG GGAACATTACCTGGTGGAGAAGAAGTAGCTGTGAAGAGGCTTTGTAAGAACTCCGGTCAAGGCCATGAGGAGTTCAAGAATGAGGTCATACTGATTGCAAAGTTGCAGCACCGGAATCTTGTGAGACTATTAGCTTGCTGTATACAGGGAGAAGAGAAGATCTTGGTTTATGAGTACATGCCTAACAAGAGCCTCGACGCATTTATCTTTA ATCCTGAAAAGCGAGGTCTCCTAGACTGGAAGACAAGGTTTGATATCATCGAAGGTATTGCTCGAGGACTGCTATATCTCCACCGGGACTCAAGGCTACGTATTGTTCATCGTGATCTCAAGGCCAGCAACATTCTCCTAGACACAGACATGAACCCCAAAATATCAGATTTCGGAATGGCAAGGATCTTTGGAGGGGATGAAAACCAGTTCAACACGAACCGTGTGGTCGGAACATT CGGCTACATGTCTCCTGAGTACGCCATGGAAGGCATTTTCTCGGTCAAGTCCGATGTCTATAGCTTCGGAGTTCTGATCTTGGAGATCATCACAGGGAAGAGGGCTGTCAGCTTTCATGGCCAGCAGGAGTCCCTAAACATCGCGGGATAT GCATGGCAACAATGGAACGAAGACAAGGGCGAGCAAATGATCGACCCGTTGATAAAACCGTCGTGCTCGATTCGACAGGTCTTGAGGTGCATCCACATTGCATTGCTATGCGTGCAAGATCATGCCCAAGAGCGTCCGGACGTGCCGGCGGTCATCCTGATGTTGAGCAGTGACAGCTCCAGCCTTCCCATGCCGAGGGCGCCCACCCTGATGCTCCGTGGCCGTGCTCTTGAGTCGAGCAAATCAAGCGAGAACGAGAGGAGCCACTCCATCGGTACCGTATCAATGACACAGTTGCATGGAAGATAG
- the LOC119363372 gene encoding G-type lectin S-receptor-like serine/threonine-protein kinase B120 isoform X3 — protein MAASRLLFSLCTALAVAAAAATDTLKQGDSLTAPATLVSSPSGVFELGFHAPDPARPARLYLCVWYRDTQPRTVAWVANRVNAAAAAAPSLTLTAGGELRVLDGAAKDGAPMLWSSNTTTRAAPRGGYSAVIQDSGSLQVRDVDGTVIWDSFWHPSDTMLSGMRISVNAEVRAQVRGPPERMLFTSWASETDPSPGRFALGLDPANPSQAFIWRDGNVPFWRSGQWTGLNFVGIPYRPLYVYGYKQGNDPILGMYFTYTATNTSLQRFVVAPDGRDVCYMVKKSTQEWETVWVQPSNECERYGACGSNAICTVVQDRKAKCTCLKGFKPKLADEWNAGNRSQGCVRNPPLDCQVNKTGDGFLSIPNVKWPDFSYWVSGVTDEYGCMNTCQQNCSCGAYVYMTQLTGCLHWGSELMDVSQFQAGGYALNLKLPASELAGSHIAVWKIAAIASAVVLFVLLACLFLWWKRGRNIKVHRSWRRSRRSSTRSQQSAGMLDISHSIPFDDETEDGKSHELKVLSLDRIKAATGSFSESNKLGEGGFGPVYMGTLPGGEEVAVKRLCKNSGQGHEEFKNEVILIAKLQHRNLVRLLACCIQGEEKILVYEYMPNKSLDAFIFNPEKRGLLDWKTRFDIIEGIARGLLYLHRDSRLRIVHRDLKASNILLDTDMNPKISDFGMARIFGGDENQFNTNRVVGTFGYMSPEYAMEGIFSVKSDVYSFGVLILEIITGKRAVSFHGQQESLNIAGYAWQQWNEDKGEQMIDPLIKPSCSIRQVLRCIHIALLCVQDHAQERPDVPAVILMLSSDSSSLPMPRAPTLMLRGRALESSKSSENERSHSIGTVSMTQLHGR, from the exons ATGGCGGCTTCCCGTCTCCTCTTCTCGCTCTGCACCGcgctggccgtggcggcggcggcggccacggaCACGCTGAAGCAGGGGGACTCGCTGACGGCGCCGGCGACGCTGGTGTCCTCGCCGTCGGGGGTGTTCGAGCTGGGCTTCCACGCGCCGGACCCCGCGCGCCCGGCCCGCCTCTACCTCTGCGTCTGGTACCGCGACACCCAGCCCAGGACCGTCGCGTGGGTGGCCAACCGCGTGAACGCGGCCGCGGCGGCCGCGCCCTCGCTCACGCTCacggccggcggcgagctccgcgtgcTCGACGGCGCCGCCAAGGACGGCGCGCCCATGCTCTGGTCCTCCAACACCACCACGCGGGCCGCGCCGCGGGGCGGCTACTCGGCCGTCATCCAAGACTCGGGCTCCCTCCAGGTGCGCGACGTCGACGGCACCGTCATCTGGGACAGCTTCTGGCACCCGTCCGACACCATGCTCTCCGGGATGCGCATCAGCGTCAACGCCGAGGTCAGGGCGCAGGTCAGGGGCCCGCCGGAGCGGATGCTCTTTACGTCCTGGGCCAGCGAGACGGACCCCTCGCCGGGCCGGTTCGCGCTCGGCCTCGATCCGGCCAACCCCAGCCAAGCCTTCATCTGGAGAGACGGCAATGTTCCATTCTGGAG GTCGGGCCAATGGACTGGGCTAAATTTTGTAGGAATTCCATATAGGCCACTGTACGTGTATGGGTACAAACAAGGAAATGATCCAATCCTGGGAATGTACTTCACTTACACTGCAACAAATACATCTCTGCAGAGGTTTGTTGTTGCGCCAGATGGCAGAGACGTCTGCTACATGGTTAAGAAGTCTACACAGGAGTGGGAAACTGTGTGGGTGCAACCGTCAAATGAGTGCGAGCGTTATGGTGCATGTGGTTCAAATGCGATATGTACGGTGGTGCAAGATAGGAAGGCAAAATGTACCTGCCTGAAAG GTTTTAAGCCAAAGTTAGCAGATGAGTGGAATGCAGGAAATCGGAGCCAGGGTTGTGTTAGAAACCCACCTTTGGACTGTCAGGTGAACAAAACTGGAGATGGATTTCTCTCTATCCCGAATGTCAAGTGGCCAGATTTTTCATACTGGGTATCTGGTGTGACCGATGAGTATGGGTGCATGAATACCTGCCAGCAAAACTGTTCATGTGGTGCCTATGTCTACATGACTCAATTGACGGGGTGTCTACATTGGGGTAGTGAACTGATGGATGTTTCCCAGTTTCAGGCTGGGGGTTATGCCCTAAACCTCAAGCTTCCTGCTTCTGAGTTAG CAGGTTCACATATCGCAGTTTGGAAAATAGCCGCAATAGCGTCTGCCGTGGTGCTATTTGTTTTGTTAGCTTGTCTCTTTTTATGGTGGAAGCGTGGCAGAAATATCAAAG TGCACAGAAGTTGGAGGAGGTCAAGACGTTCATCTACCAGATCTCAGCAAAGTGCTGGCATGCTGGATATCTCACATTCGATTCCTTTCGACGATGAAACGGAGGACGGAAAAAGTCATGAACTCAAAGTACTCTCCCTGGACCGCATTAAAGCTGCTACAGGTAGTTTCAGTGAATCCAACAAGCTTGGGGAAGGTGGATTTGGCCCGGTTTATATG GGAACATTACCTGGTGGAGAAGAAGTAGCTGTGAAGAGGCTTTGTAAGAACTCCGGTCAAGGCCATGAGGAGTTCAAGAATGAGGTCATACTGATTGCAAAGTTGCAGCACCGGAATCTTGTGAGACTATTAGCTTGCTGTATACAGGGAGAAGAGAAGATCTTGGTTTATGAGTACATGCCTAACAAGAGCCTCGACGCATTTATCTTTA ATCCTGAAAAGCGAGGTCTCCTAGACTGGAAGACAAGGTTTGATATCATCGAAGGTATTGCTCGAGGACTGCTATATCTCCACCGGGACTCAAGGCTACGTATTGTTCATCGTGATCTCAAGGCCAGCAACATTCTCCTAGACACAGACATGAACCCCAAAATATCAGATTTCGGAATGGCAAGGATCTTTGGAGGGGATGAAAACCAGTTCAACACGAACCGTGTGGTCGGAACATT CGGCTACATGTCTCCTGAGTACGCCATGGAAGGCATTTTCTCGGTCAAGTCCGATGTCTATAGCTTCGGAGTTCTGATCTTGGAGATCATCACAGGGAAGAGGGCTGTCAGCTTTCATGGCCAGCAGGAGTCCCTAAACATCGCGGGATAT GCATGGCAACAATGGAACGAAGACAAGGGCGAGCAAATGATCGACCCGTTGATAAAACCGTCGTGCTCGATTCGACAGGTCTTGAGGTGCATCCACATTGCATTGCTATGCGTGCAAGATCATGCCCAAGAGCGTCCGGACGTGCCGGCGGTCATCCTGATGTTGAGCAGTGACAGCTCCAGCCTTCCCATGCCGAGGGCGCCCACCCTGATGCTCCGTGGCCGTGCTCTTGAGTCGAGCAAATCAAGCGAGAACGAGAGGAGCCACTCCATCGGTACCGTATCAATGACACAGTTGCATGGAAGATAG